The following proteins are encoded in a genomic region of Pelodictyon phaeoclathratiforme BU-1:
- a CDS encoding deoxyribodipyrimidine photo-lyase has translation MIDPRRIRLLNEKHDGEGAVIYWMSRDQRVRHNWALLFARRKAELLQQPLVVLFTLAPTFLGAPLRHYDFMLKGLREVEADLKTLNIPFLLLQSQPPKRTTSTV, from the coding sequence ATGATCGATCCGCGCCGCATCCGCCTCCTGAACGAGAAGCATGACGGAGAGGGTGCGGTGATCTACTGGATGTCGCGCGACCAGAGGGTGCGTCATAACTGGGCGCTGCTCTTTGCCCGCAGAAAAGCGGAACTCCTGCAGCAGCCTCTTGTGGTGCTCTTTACGCTTGCTCCCACTTTTCTCGGGGCCCCGCTCCGCCATTACGATTTCATGCTCAAGGGCTTGCGGGAGGTTGAAGCCGATCTCAAAACACTCAACATTCCCTTTTTGCTCCTCCAGAGCCAGCCGCCAAAACGCACGACAAGCACTGTCTAA
- a CDS encoding acyl-CoA thioesterase → METYKLVLPEHLNHYGFLFGGNLLKWIDEIGYITVSLDYPGCNFVTVGMDKVEFKKSIRGGSILCFVTEKNKIGHTSIEYTVRVYKKSIESGERVMAFSTHITFVCLDDKGAKKELCCGYKEKGEDNNCL, encoded by the coding sequence ATGGAAACCTATAAACTTGTTCTACCCGAACATCTTAACCATTACGGCTTTCTGTTCGGCGGCAACCTTTTGAAATGGATTGACGAAATTGGCTATATCACAGTCTCTCTGGATTATCCCGGCTGCAACTTTGTGACCGTCGGTATGGATAAGGTGGAATTCAAAAAAAGCATTCGGGGCGGTTCTATCCTCTGTTTTGTGACTGAAAAAAACAAAATCGGTCACACATCGATTGAGTACACCGTGCGTGTCTACAAGAAAAGTATTGAGAGCGGTGAACGGGTTATGGCTTTCAGTACGCACATCACCTTTGTCTGTCTTGATGACAAGGGGGCAAAAAAAGAGCTCTGCTGCGGCTATAAAGAGAAGGGTGAAGACAATAACTGCCTCTGA
- a CDS encoding Lcl C-terminal domain-containing protein, translating into MKNKLLVGYTSSIRQLAHVFHAAYHNSSRHGDLYERRSGSEYQSEAARERGNSLPLLQEQVTETVKESVSIGEEYGGGIVFYVDGTGKHGLVVAKADMPAYSSDKEEGGFTWSDARLVCDNFVSNGYQDWFLPNKEQLNQLYLNKRAVGGFADNHGYYWSSSEYNADIAWLQNFSNGTHYVISKTYGLDRVRAVRAF; encoded by the coding sequence ATGAAAAATAAATTATTGGTCGGCTACACCAGTTCCATCAGGCAATTGGCTCATGTGTTCCATGCTGCATATCATAACAGTTCTCGTCATGGTGATTTGTATGAGAGGCGCTCAGGCTCTGAATACCAATCAGAAGCTGCAAGAGAGCGGGGTAATTCTTTACCATTACTGCAAGAGCAGGTGACGGAAACCGTAAAGGAGAGTGTCTCAATAGGTGAAGAGTATGGCGGCGGGATTGTTTTTTATGTTGATGGTACGGGGAAGCATGGTCTTGTTGTTGCCAAAGCCGATATGCCAGCGTACTCATCAGACAAGGAGGAAGGGGGTTTTACATGGAGTGATGCCAGGCTTGTATGTGATAATTTTGTGAGCAATGGCTATCAAGACTGGTTTTTACCAAACAAGGAGCAGTTGAACCAGCTTTATCTCAATAAGCGTGCGGTTGGCGGGTTTGCTGATAACCATGGTTACTACTGGAGTTCGTCGGAGTATAATGCGGATATTGCATGGTTGCAGAATTTCAGTAATGGTACCCATTATGTCATCAGCAAGACATACGGCCTTGACCGTGTTCGGGCTGTTCGAGCCTTTTAA
- a CDS encoding substrate-binding domain-containing protein: MPTTYKCPNLGNCHKADNQEQIALPAGADPICPECKSKLIPVGKTVLKMPDNKTIALIVGILVLIIGGGRLFFMRSNPSPKPGTALVQDMNQPFNGKTLLRFHGSNTIGVNLLPALAEQFLKQEGYSNVHKVSETEDECSIVGEQNGVEGRIEIAAHGSKTAFEGLKYGQCDIGMASRPIKNDEWQALKPVVGDLRSNGSEFVLALDGIAVIVHPSNPIKSLSVSQLADIFSGTIKEWSQVGGLNGAITIYARDENSGTRDFFNDAVLKKYGKTLAGDALLLENSKKLSASVATNPNAIGFIGLNYIGSNHALSLSDVGVQARKPSPFTVKTEDYILSRRLFLYASETSKNPLVARFIDFATGTAGQQIVASIGLVNLDPTPVSQPSNVVPEYDPRNISMGWRNLTSGATEIATRFRFRADSEVLDTRANRDIGRIVAVLSQPKYKDKRVVLIGFADAAGSIKHNKELAQKRAEVVATALIEEGVQCAEVTGVGAEAFVAPNDTQENREKNRRIEVWVK, translated from the coding sequence ATGCCAACCACATACAAATGTCCGAATCTGGGCAACTGTCACAAGGCTGACAATCAGGAACAGATTGCCCTTCCTGCAGGTGCAGATCCGATATGTCCTGAATGCAAATCCAAGCTTATTCCTGTCGGGAAAACAGTCCTCAAGATGCCGGACAACAAAACCATAGCTCTCATTGTCGGCATATTGGTTCTGATTATCGGCGGAGGTCGGCTGTTTTTCATGCGGTCGAACCCAAGTCCGAAACCAGGTACAGCCCTGGTTCAAGACATGAATCAACCGTTTAACGGCAAAACGCTTTTACGTTTTCACGGTTCGAACACCATCGGTGTTAACCTCCTGCCAGCATTGGCTGAGCAATTCCTCAAACAGGAGGGATACAGTAATGTTCACAAGGTTTCAGAAACCGAAGATGAATGCTCTATCGTAGGCGAACAAAATGGAGTTGAGGGTCGAATCGAAATTGCCGCTCATGGCAGCAAAACCGCCTTTGAAGGTTTGAAATATGGGCAGTGCGATATTGGTATGGCCTCAAGACCAATTAAAAATGATGAATGGCAGGCGCTTAAACCTGTAGTGGGCGATCTCAGATCAAATGGCAGTGAATTTGTTCTGGCACTCGATGGCATCGCAGTCATCGTCCATCCCTCAAATCCGATAAAGTCTTTGTCCGTCTCCCAGCTTGCAGATATTTTCAGCGGAACGATCAAAGAGTGGTCGCAAGTGGGCGGGCTGAATGGCGCTATCACCATTTATGCTCGTGATGAAAACTCGGGCACCAGGGATTTCTTCAATGACGCAGTCCTTAAGAAATATGGTAAAACCCTTGCTGGTGATGCACTCCTCCTGGAAAACAGCAAAAAACTTTCGGCCTCGGTAGCAACTAATCCGAATGCAATTGGCTTCATCGGTTTGAACTATATCGGTTCTAACCATGCGCTCTCCCTCTCCGATGTCGGTGTACAGGCGCGCAAACCCAGTCCGTTTACTGTAAAGACAGAGGACTATATCCTGTCACGGCGCCTCTTCCTGTACGCATCGGAAACAAGCAAAAATCCTCTGGTTGCCCGCTTCATCGATTTTGCCACAGGAACTGCCGGCCAGCAAATCGTCGCATCTATCGGTCTGGTCAATCTCGACCCGACACCTGTCAGCCAACCGTCAAATGTTGTGCCTGAGTATGACCCCCGGAATATCTCCATGGGATGGAGAAATCTGACAAGCGGCGCAACCGAAATCGCGACACGCTTCAGATTCCGTGCTGATAGTGAAGTATTGGATACCCGAGCAAACCGGGATATAGGTCGAATCGTAGCCGTATTATCGCAGCCAAAGTACAAAGACAAACGAGTAGTGCTTATTGGCTTTGCGGATGCGGCAGGCTCAATAAAACACAATAAGGAACTCGCGCAAAAACGTGCTGAAGTTGTTGCTACAGCGCTCATAGAAGAAGGTGTACAATGTGCTGAAGTAACAGGGGTAGGAGCTGAAGCTTTTGTCGCTCCGAATGATACCCAGGAAAACAGGGAAAAAAACAGAAGAATCGAGGTTTGGGTAAAATAA
- a CDS encoding formylglycine-generating enzyme family protein, with amino-acid sequence MGVCLPSGTTTPFNTREKLTTGQANHKGGNLYFGQHKGLERRNTVAVDNFVPNAWGLYNMPGNVWEWCSDWYSGNYYDESLSNGTVANPPGTATGLVRVLRGGSWNCEARLCRSAYRYNARPSLRTNVIGFRLVCEQ; translated from the coding sequence ATGGGAGTATGCTTGCCGAGCGGCACCACAACCCCTTTTAATACCAGAGAGAAGCTGACGACCGGGCAGGCAAACCATAAAGGAGGCAATTTGTACTTCGGACAACATAAGGGGCTTGAGCGTCGGAACACGGTTGCTGTTGATAATTTTGTTCCAAATGCCTGGGGGCTGTACAACATGCCTGGCAATGTCTGGGAATGGTGCAGTGACTGGTACAGCGGAAACTACTATGATGAATCTCTATCGAATGGAACGGTTGCCAATCCACCGGGTACGGCAACTGGTTTGGTCCGAGTGCTTCGTGGTGGGAGTTGGAATTGCGAGGCGAGGCTCTGTCGGTCAGCTTACCGTTATAATGCCCGACCTTCCTTGCGAACGAATGTTATTGGTTTCCGACTTGTCTGTGAGCAGTAA
- a CDS encoding response regulator transcription factor: protein MAIIVYVLQNPGTLKVAMDNAGEEERGLKTPQLLRAEEELCAIPQGVAGSRILIVEDDEAVLKCVQIYLTQKGYVVTAVSSAHEFYQHIFREPYAVVVLDVGLPDQSGLILAEYVRKNTEMRIIIFSGRDAIDDQLAGHYAGADLYLVKPIDVRQLSAAISGLLSRMAQPTIQPYILTRQQPIPSKPQAHWRLISRRWILLSP, encoded by the coding sequence GTGGCAATAATTGTATATGTACTCCAAAATCCGGGTACTCTGAAGGTCGCGATGGACAATGCTGGTGAAGAGGAGAGAGGGCTGAAAACACCGCAACTGTTGCGGGCGGAGGAGGAATTATGCGCGATACCGCAGGGAGTGGCTGGAAGCAGGATACTCATTGTCGAAGATGACGAAGCGGTCCTGAAATGTGTTCAAATTTACCTGACGCAGAAGGGGTATGTTGTCACTGCGGTTAGCTCAGCTCATGAGTTTTACCAGCACATCTTCAGAGAGCCCTACGCGGTTGTTGTACTCGACGTAGGTCTTCCTGACCAGAGTGGTCTGATCCTTGCTGAGTATGTCAGAAAGAACACTGAAATGCGCATCATTATCTTTTCCGGTCGCGATGCAATTGATGACCAGCTTGCCGGCCATTATGCTGGCGCTGATCTCTATCTGGTTAAGCCGATTGATGTTCGTCAACTTTCAGCCGCAATCTCAGGGCTTCTTAGCCGTATGGCCCAACCAACGATACAACCGTACATCCTGACCCGACAGCAACCAATACCTTCGAAGCCACAGGCACACTGGAGACTTATAAGCCGGAGATGGATCCTCCTTTCTCCCTAG
- a CDS encoding type 1 glutamine amidotransferase, with amino-acid sequence MSRKVLIVKNITHEGPGLLETLLCEHGIAWHSEDLSAGGTVPDPRGYSALVVLGGPQSANDESPAMLLQLRRIEQALHEEIPSLGICLGIQCLVKAGGGKVVNSPVKEIGFLDPEGNPFRIDLTPAGKKEALFGGLGKSFPVFQLHGETVELASSGMELLATGKQCPVQAVRVGKNAYGLQCHFELTTAMFSDWCDTDSDLKRMNRQELMEQYETIREEYHSTGLKLMHNFLRISELV; translated from the coding sequence ATGTCCAGAAAAGTACTGATTGTCAAAAACATCACCCACGAAGGGCCGGGTCTGCTTGAAACCCTGCTTTGCGAGCATGGTATCGCATGGCATAGTGAGGATCTTTCTGCGGGCGGAACCGTTCCCGATCCACGTGGCTACAGCGCACTCGTGGTGCTTGGAGGGCCCCAGAGCGCCAACGATGAGAGTCCTGCCATGCTGCTTCAGCTCCGCCGGATTGAGCAGGCTCTGCATGAGGAGATCCCCTCTCTTGGCATCTGCCTTGGCATACAGTGCCTTGTTAAAGCGGGTGGAGGAAAAGTGGTGAACTCTCCGGTAAAAGAGATTGGATTTCTTGATCCTGAAGGGAATCCCTTCCGCATCGACCTTACCCCGGCGGGCAAAAAGGAGGCTCTTTTTGGCGGGCTTGGCAAAAGCTTTCCGGTCTTTCAGCTTCATGGCGAAACGGTGGAGCTTGCATCTTCAGGAATGGAGCTGCTTGCGACCGGCAAACAATGTCCTGTGCAGGCTGTCAGGGTTGGCAAAAACGCCTACGGACTGCAGTGTCATTTTGAACTGACAACTGCGATGTTTTCGGATTGGTGCGATACGGATAGTGACCTGAAAAGAATGAATCGTCAGGAACTCATGGAACAGTATGAAACGATCAGAGAGGAGTACCATTCGACCGGACTCAAGCTCATGCACAACTTCCTCCGGATTTCAGAACTTGTCTGA
- a CDS encoding type II toxin-antitoxin system RelE/ParE family toxin: MHVVIETPNYLSDAKALGLTADERRSIVDCIAQTPDAGVEMKGTGGARKIRFAGRGKGKSGGYRVVTFYAGENIPVFLLSIFSKGERANLSQAERNELKQILGSLADVYKKGVKDYVQSRK, from the coding sequence ATGCATGTTGTTATTGAAACGCCGAATTATCTTTCCGATGCCAAAGCGCTTGGGTTAACTGCCGATGAGCGTCGATCAATCGTCGATTGTATCGCGCAAACCCCTGACGCCGGAGTTGAAATGAAAGGTACGGGCGGTGCGAGAAAAATTCGATTCGCTGGAAGGGGCAAAGGAAAAAGCGGAGGGTACAGGGTTGTTACTTTTTATGCCGGAGAAAATATTCCCGTGTTTCTATTGTCTATTTTTTCAAAAGGCGAAAGAGCAAATTTATCGCAAGCTGAAAGAAATGAACTGAAGCAAATTTTAGGATCGCTTGCTGATGTTTACAAGAAAGGAGTTAAAGACTATGTCCAAAGCAGGAAATAA
- a CDS encoding NADPH-dependent FMN reductase, producing MSQYHIAVVVGALRKGSFNRKLAHAVVRLAPPEFSFSEVQIADLPLYNEDDDANPADAVKRLKLDIKAAQGILFVTPEYNRSIPGILKNVLDHGSRPYGKSVWAGKPAGILGVSIGSTGTALAQQHLRNILAFLDVPTLGQPEAFIQMKEGLFDEEGNIGAASRHFLQNWMQRYVAWVKKHAL from the coding sequence ATGAGCCAATACCATATTGCTGTTGTTGTCGGCGCTCTTCGCAAGGGTTCATTTAATCGTAAGCTGGCACATGCAGTTGTGCGGCTTGCCCCTCCCGAGTTTTCGTTCAGTGAGGTGCAGATCGCTGATTTGCCGCTCTATAATGAGGATGATGATGCAAATCCTGCTGATGCTGTCAAACGTTTGAAGCTTGATATCAAGGCGGCTCAGGGCATTCTCTTTGTGACGCCTGAGTACAACCGTTCAATACCGGGTATTCTGAAAAATGTCCTGGATCATGGTTCGCGCCCTTATGGCAAGAGTGTATGGGCGGGAAAGCCTGCCGGGATTCTTGGTGTTTCGATTGGTTCTACCGGAACGGCTCTGGCTCAACAACATTTGCGTAACATTCTTGCATTTCTCGATGTTCCTACCCTCGGGCAGCCTGAAGCTTTTATTCAGATGAAAGAGGGGCTTTTTGATGAAGAGGGTAACATTGGCGCTGCGAGCAGGCATTTTTTGCAGAATTGGATGCAGCGCTATGTTGCCTGGGTAAAAAAGCACGCTCTCTGA
- a CDS encoding helix-turn-helix domain-containing protein: MSKAGNKLIKSANQALAYARGEISDGFNVNVPEEIDVKSIRNGLGLTQPEFSSRFGFDVRAVQDWEQKRRQPDRAARILLTVIAHEPEAVERALAH, from the coding sequence ATGTCCAAAGCAGGAAATAAACTTATCAAGTCCGCGAATCAGGCGCTGGCCTATGCTCGCGGTGAAATTTCTGACGGCTTTAACGTCAATGTTCCTGAGGAGATCGACGTTAAGTCTATCCGCAACGGTTTGGGGTTGACTCAACCGGAATTTTCTTCACGGTTCGGGTTTGACGTCAGGGCGGTGCAGGATTGGGAACAAAAACGCCGTCAGCCTGATCGGGCCGCCCGGATTCTTTTAACCGTCATTGCCCATGAACCGGAGGCTGTCGAAAGGGCCTTGGCGCATTAG
- a CDS encoding LptF/LptG family permease — protein sequence MKIIDRYILKAHVGSFLFAFVTIIFVLILQFFATFADRFMGKGIGFTAMVELILLQSAWMVGLAAPMAVLVSVVMAFGSLTTTSEMTVFRASGISLYRLMMPVLLAGLLLSLFVERFNNVVLPEANYYAKSLMVDIARSKPAFGLAENAFSTLVDGYSIFVRSTDEHSKELRGIVIYDASRSDYKTMVTAEKGTIDFSGDDHYLVMTLFNGEIHQVRQPDHKSYRNMSFQKHRFVFESSGFGFSRSSESRMRSGDGELSAKELITIGDEFRKRIAASEKRIQMPLETLGERMAESSSVRAKGGMITAKMANKTRAEAAGYVDRQLARLDGELKNIEANRNMYNRYMAAYHKKYALSLACFVFVLVGAPLGVLARRGGFGVGAAISLFLFVLYWMLMISGEKIAERGILDPMISMWLANAVMATVGISLMASLNGSVFNTSR from the coding sequence ATGAAAATCATCGATCGCTATATCCTGAAAGCGCATGTCGGGTCGTTCCTGTTTGCTTTTGTCACCATTATTTTTGTTTTGATCCTTCAGTTCTTTGCTACGTTTGCCGATCGTTTTATGGGAAAGGGAATCGGATTTACTGCGATGGTGGAACTCATTCTGCTGCAGTCGGCCTGGATGGTTGGGCTTGCGGCGCCCATGGCGGTACTCGTTTCGGTTGTCATGGCATTCGGATCCCTGACGACCACCTCTGAAATGACCGTTTTCAGGGCCTCCGGCATCTCTCTTTACCGGTTGATGATGCCTGTTCTTCTTGCAGGCCTGCTTCTTTCACTCTTTGTTGAGCGTTTTAACAATGTCGTGCTTCCCGAAGCAAATTATTATGCGAAATCGCTGATGGTTGATATTGCGCGCTCCAAACCGGCCTTTGGCTTGGCCGAAAATGCTTTTTCAACTCTTGTGGATGGTTACTCCATCTTTGTTCGCAGCACAGATGAACACTCAAAGGAGCTTAGGGGTATCGTTATCTATGATGCCTCACGATCGGATTACAAAACGATGGTGACGGCTGAAAAGGGTACTATTGACTTTAGTGGTGATGATCATTATTTGGTGATGACGCTTTTCAATGGCGAAATTCATCAGGTACGTCAACCCGATCACAAAAGCTACCGCAACATGAGCTTCCAGAAGCACCGTTTTGTCTTTGAATCATCCGGTTTTGGTTTTTCACGCTCTTCGGAGAGCCGAATGCGTTCAGGCGATGGCGAACTTTCTGCTAAAGAGCTGATAACTATTGGCGATGAATTCAGGAAGAGGATAGCGGCATCTGAAAAGAGGATTCAGATGCCGCTTGAAACCCTGGGAGAACGCATGGCTGAAAGCAGTTCTGTTCGTGCAAAAGGGGGGATGATAACAGCAAAAATGGCCAACAAAACGAGAGCGGAAGCTGCGGGTTATGTTGATCGTCAGCTTGCCCGGCTTGATGGAGAACTTAAAAATATCGAAGCAAACCGGAACATGTACAATCGTTATATGGCAGCCTATCACAAGAAATATGCGCTCTCCCTTGCCTGTTTTGTTTTTGTTCTGGTTGGTGCACCCCTTGGAGTTCTTGCCAGACGGGGAGGGTTCGGTGTTGGTGCAGCCATCTCGCTTTTTTTGTTTGTGCTCTACTGGATGCTGATGATTTCAGGAGAGAAAATTGCTGAGCGGGGGATCCTTGATCCCATGATCTCAATGTGGCTGGCCAATGCCGTTATGGCTACTGTCGGAATTTCGCTTATGGCCAGCCTGAACGGTTCGGTTTTCAATACTTCCCGTTGA
- a CDS encoding helix-turn-helix domain-containing protein: MQLTNKELDFLALLVAVPNAVVPRFELLTRLGYLPNESGHHSLQSLVNRLRKKIELHNMQSPILTSHGVGYTFLDDITVE, encoded by the coding sequence ATTCAGCTTACCAATAAAGAGCTTGACTTTCTTGCCCTGCTCGTCGCAGTCCCTAACGCAGTTGTTCCTCGGTTTGAACTGCTGACGAGACTTGGCTATCTGCCTAACGAATCTGGCCACCACTCACTGCAGTCGCTCGTTAACCGCTTGCGTAAAAAAATAGAATTGCACAACATGCAATCTCCAATACTGACATCCCATGGTGTCGGTTATACGTTTCTGGACGATATAACCGTGGAGTAA